DNA sequence from the Coregonus clupeaformis isolate EN_2021a chromosome 30, ASM2061545v1, whole genome shotgun sequence genome:
TTGTGCCCAGCTACATATTCCATCTTTCAAAAAAAAAGTAGAGATGACAAATGACAATGTGTTATAGAATGAGAATATAATGTATTATATGCAATGCATATACATTTTACAAAATAAGTAAATATATTTGTGCAGGAGAATAGTGGTAGAAATGACTGAACTCAGTCCTCTAATTTACAAGTTTAGAGTCTATTTTCAACTCTTCCTCTAAACACTGATTGAAATAGCATAGACAATGCCACGCTGTCTCAAATCTGACAGTAGCCTTTCTAGGGCCCTTTTCTGTAAGATCCAAACTCCTTCATCAACCCGAAACTTTAGACAGATCTATCACCATTTTCCTATCACATTAAATAAACATATTTGTTCTACTGAGTCCAACAAGACTCACATTGATCTGGCTCGGGAGAAAGACGACAGCTGCAATCCAATTTGGTGCAGAATTAATGGCACTGCCAGAGCAAACTTACCAACACAAGCTAGAAAACTTCAGCTCCGCCATAACTTGAGCAAAATGTGGAGTCGATGACATCGTCATATTTGCAACGCATTCAGAGAGAAAATCCAAAATGTTGAGCCCGGAAAGAAAGTAACAATGTATCAAAATATCAAACCATTCCAAACCATGAAATAATGTCCCACATGAAGGGAACCCCGATGTGTTACTCAACCAATCCCTAAAAAGATATTTAGCCTTCCTTTCATTACTTACCctgagtgagagaaaaaaatactaGCCTACAAATCCAACAGAGACACCTTCCCAAAGTCACATGTGAATGACACTCTACAACCGTCCGGTTCTATGAGGTTGATGCCAAATTAAAACTCTCAAAAAGTGGTTGTAGTTATGTTGTTCAAATACCAATCAATATTTACGGCGATAAACAGAAGGTGAAAGAGTTTGAGTTCATGACGTGCGCCTGCCTGACGCCAGTGATTGAAACAGGACCCCACAGTCATAACAACAATTTCAGCCTTACAATTTACTGCGCAATTATGAGGACACAAATTTAAGCCAGCCCACCCACTCTGACACTATGATATTTACTTTTTATGTCAATAATTAGTGAAAAGTAAACAAAGTCCAAAAAGTTGAGGTGTAGCCTAATAGAAAACAACCACACGTATGTTATTAATGCATTATGAATGTGTGATACAGGTTGGGCACTGACAGACGAAACACAAATAAGACAAGATTTAGCCTAGCTATTGGCATTCAGGATGATTAAAATGTGTGTTGAGATTGCAGTAGGCAGACTTTTCACCAAAATATCTATCAAATATCACCATTCTATCAAAACCTGAAACAAAAATGATATTGCTCAATTGCAAACATCTGTGAATCTGTGCAATGTATGGTGAATCAGCATAAAATGCAGGCAATTATATTATTCAATCATTTTTGTAGACTATATATGCTTTTATTCAGTTGCAGAATGAGAAATCCATCAAAAGAATAACAAGCACCCCATCATCTGGTAAAAAGAAGGCACTACCCATAGCCTAGTCAGGTGAACATCTACAATTAGGCTATATTTTTAGGCCTGTCTTTTTGACAAGAGATTTTATAATCAGGGTTACTAGATATAGATAAAACCTGCTTGGTGACTTGAAATAGATAAAACCTGCTAATCATTTGAACTTGAATATCAAAATATACTGCATCTATCTTATTTGAGTCATGCTGTTCTCATCATTAAATAGATTCCTTTCTCATTGCAAAGAAAAAGCTTTAAAGTGTTTGCTCTTAAATGGAGCAATAGGATCTTAGGATCCTATCTTACTTTCAAACCTTCTACTCACCATGTGTTCAAGATCAGGTCCCCAGCCAAAGGTCCCCTGAGGTAGATGACGACATCGAAGACCCCAGAGTTCTATTGAGGAGAAAGATCAGAGCTTTGGTGATGTGGCTCTCCTCACCAGCACAGACCAGCAGCCTGCTCTCCTTGATGCTATGGGCACACACTGAATGTAAGGGCAGATGACATCCTTATCAAAAATACTATAATCATTCTGATTTCATAGCTGCATATTATATAATCTCTCTCCAGTCAAATGCTCACCATTTTCTGATCATATATTTGATTTAATCTCATTCCAAAAATCTCCATTCCAACAACTACCTAATTCATATCCTGACAGCAACAAATACCAGGAAATACCAATGCAAACACTTTGTATGCAGCCTAAGAGGAAGAGGGCAGGGCTTTGTCACTGTAAGATCTTAAGGTATCCCATTAGGATGCAGTCTAATCATCCATCCCAGTGCAGTCAGCTGCAGTGTTGGGAGGAAACCAGGAAAACATTATTTCAGGGAAAAGTGTCCAGTCACTGGTATTCACTAAACCAAAATTATGCCATTTAATTTAGAGAATCTAGAGTCTTGATAAACAATGTAATTAAGGGTTTCAATATCCCACATCACCCTAGTGAAATTGGCCTATCCCTTCCACGTTCATGACTGTGCATGCCACCTTAAGAGAAGGATGATTGCATCTTTCCCACTTATTGATCTGACCATGCACTCAGAGCAGTGAGCTGAAATGCTTAGCCTCCATGATTCAGTGTAATGTCTGTCTCACTGATCAGCACTGTGTTCAAATAGCCTACCTATGATGCAACCTCTGTGTGGAACGGGGATGGGTCAGTCTGCATCCATTTATCCCATACACTAATATTCTTACACTTTATAGACCCTTTTACCTTATATCAAAATGATCCACGGTCATTGGCTATGCTCAATAGTGAATAACAAAtaattgtatttgattgattgcCTGCATGCTCATGAGAAGACTGGTGTCAGTTAACACTGATACATAATATGTATTGTAGCCTACATACAGCTCTTTTAATGGAATATTTGGAGGTGGAAAGCTATTAGAATATAGCCAAAGAGGAATGATAAGTTCTTAGGCTACATGATTGTATTAGGCTACAATTGTAGCAATTCTACGTGTAATATATGTCAAATGAAACATCAAAAGATGACAATATGAGATCACCTTTGATTTGACAGCAGACAGCAGGAACGGGAAACCTGGGAGGCGGGACATGATTGCTGTCTTGTTCAGTGATTCGCCACTCCATGGAGGTGGTGTCCAAGCACGCTCGTTTGCCATTGGTCCTGGAAAAAGACCATGCCCAAGTGCTGCGTTAGCGTTGACTGGATAGTGTGAATGATCACTAGAAACTCGTGTTCACACCGCATGTGGCGCAACGGAGTGAGGAGGCGTAAACAGCAGAGAATCTCGTAGCGAGGTAAGGTGAgtaataaaaacatttaaatataaAAGATCACAGTATTTGTATTATGTTCGACCTTAGCTAATGTATCAAACTTAGAAGCGCCATAAAATGAATCTCCGAAATCATGTGTTTTCATGGCGATAATGGCTCGCTGatgttagcattagcattaggtCCGTCCGTGGCCTATTGGGTCCGTCCGTGGCCTAACTGCTACTTCGACTAGGTCGTTATGCGCGGGAAATTAGCCCTATTAAAATTATAATTTTGCCTCATTAAAATATGGCCAATGAATGTGTCTAACAATATACTATTGAAACTAAGAATTTGTGAATGTGGTTGATGACTGCAATTTTTTAAATGTTGAATGGCTGCTGCGCGGCCTAGCAATGCCACATTCAACAGAGGTGGTGTTTGCATTTTGCTACAGCCAGAAACTGCTGCAATCTCAACGTGACAAGGCCAGAAGGCCTCATGCACTGGTAATGCTTTTACCGAGGATAACTACCTTTTTAATGGATCTGCATAGAAAGTACCTCGGTAGATCAAATTGTCAGGGAGAATAAGCCATATTTTGCAGTTAACCAGGTTTGTGTTCGCTAGGTAGCTAGCATTGCTAATGTTAATCAACTAGCCAGACGTGACATGTGTTTCATTAGCTAACTTACCGACgttgctagctagtttgctagctaTCTACGCTAACATTGTAGGGTAACGTGTTAGGCCCTTTCATAGTTTATACCCGCATGTCAGCTTGCTCAAGCAGGGGTAGCCATGACCAAACCACCACGAAATGTAAATAATTTCAGGTGGCATATGGATAATTCTTTTTGACATTTTAGAGTAGTAGCCGCTAGCTAGATaccacccactgggcaaaaactggttgaatcaactttgTTTCCACGTTATTTCAGCCTAAAACAAATTGTGATTATGTTGAATCAACGTGAAACTAAGTAGTTTTTAAAAGTCATGCGCAGGAGGAAATTGTATTTTTaccacccaacttttaacctaaatccaatgacatcaatttttttttttgaattcacgttagttgacaattgGACCAAAAGTAAAAACAAAACTAGAAGTTGAAATGATGTCTGTGGGCAGGGCTGATAAGGCTAACAGCACATGGTTGATTGAGGTGGTCAGTCACTTGATTGAGTTGGTAACAAGCCATGGATGGGCCCAACTTTTATTGGCCAACCCTGACCTTTGCCTCCATTGTTGATTGTATCATTTACCATACCCTTAGAATTCCTGCCTCTTTGGAAATGACTAGCCAAAAGTGTGGTTTTAGTTGAAGTCTTTTCTGTTTTCTCTGCAGATATGGAGATGAGCAGCAGCAGTGAGTGCTTCCGATGTGGCCGTCCTGGGCATTGGATCAAAAACTGTCCTGAAGCTGGGAGTGGGGGGCGTGGCCgcggcaggggaagaggaagaggaaagggTACCTTTCTTGGTTTTTGGGACACACCCTCACATTCTGCACAGTGTGTGAGACTGGCTTGTCAAGCAGAGATGTATGAACAATTCTCAGCAGCTGCCTTAAGTTTGCTGAGCACAAAGGCCTTTTCCTATGGGGAATGACCTGTGTTATTGGCTGCTTTCAGGGTTTTCACATAGTCCTATCACTTCGCTACCACAGGGATATCAAAACGACAAAGCATGGTTGTCTTAGTCACATCTATTACGTGATTATGTTGGTTTAGTTCACAATCGCATAGTTCAATGTCAAACGACATGGCAGCGAAACGATACATGTTCCTCCTCAGTTAGGGTTGCCAGTGTTTTTTCTCTTTCACAGATGAGTAAAGTAAACCTCTGGGTCACCTTTCCTCTTCTAGATCTGTTTTGCTATCGCTGTGGAGAGCAAGGTCACATTGCCAGGGACTGTGAACAGACCGAGGATGGTGAGAATAATTTTCTTTCCTTTATTGAATGCTAAGTACATGCCAATGGTTTTGTCAACACAACTCCTGGTTTTTGTAACGTTAAACTTGTAGTTCCAATATGGACTTGTTCAGCTTTACAGTGAGCAATAGTTGTAGCCTTCTTGTGACTGTCACTATGTACTAGGTCCTACTGTTATTCAGGATCTGGGGACACATGGTATTTCAGAATGTTTATTACATGTTACAAACATTGTATAAAACAAATTCTTGTTTGAATAATGGTATTTTGAAAGATATGTATTAATAATTGATAGCCATGCCGTTGTTAATTGCTTTGAAGTAGTTCTGACAAAATGCCATATTACATGTTAATTTTAAGAACAAATCTTTAACATACAACTTTTTTCTTTCTCCTCAGCCTGCTACAACTGCCACAGGAGCGGCCATATTTCCAGGGACTGCAAGGAGCCCAAAAAGGAGAGGGAGCAGTGCTGCTACAGCTGTGGCAAGGCTGGCCATGTGGCCCGTGACTGTGACCATGCCAACGAGCAGAAGTGCTATTCCTGCGGAGGCTTCGGGCACATCCAGAAACTTTGCGATAAAGTCAAATGTTACAGGTGAGTGGCCACTTAGTAcaaatatatttgtaaaacaaTGTTTGTAATAAATACACATGGTAACTACTCATACTTGCATGTTCCCATGTACAGAGCAAACTTGACTAACAACTGCTGAAAGCACAAACACACAACGCGTTTCGACAAGTCTTCTCGAGAGTGACATGCAGTCTCTGGTACCCCCTTCTTTTGGGGACATAAATGGTTCTACTGTAGTCTTAACTTATAGGCATGTATATACCTGAAGTGGCAAGCTTTCAAGTAGTTATGCTGTGTATCAAGATATATGTATGTTTGTGCTGTGTATATGGTCCTTCCGCTTTTTGTTTCCAGTTTAGTTCCCTTCTTCGCCGAAGCCATGTAAATGTTAACGCTTATGCTTGGTCAACTGAAATCCTAAtgttttctctcctctttccagGTGTGGCGAGATCGGCCATGTGGCTGTGCAGTGCAGCAAAGCCAGTGAGGTGAACTGCTACAAATGTGGCAACACCGGCCACCTGGCGAAAGAGTGCACCATCGAAGCCACCGCATAATCAGTGCCCTTTGTTGCCCCTCCTATTTTTTCTGATTGATGGTTGGTTGTATTATTTTTCTCTGAAGCCTCTTCACTGGCCAAAGGTTGGCTGACAGAGGCTAGTCCCGGGCCAGTGAGCCTCTCAACATGTAATATGAAGAAAGGGGTGGAAAAAAAATATCTTTCTGCATTCAATACAAAAAATGTTTGTTTAGTTTGGTAGCGGTGTTATGTATAATGCTTTGTTAAAGAATCCCCCTTTCCAAGCCACTGGTGAACAGAGATGAATGAATGGGACTAAATATATGGGATATAGAGGACCTCTGGGCTTGTGGAAAGCGAGTCTCAGTAAGAAGGGAGTAAAAAGAAACCTGAACTTCCATGTATGGTTATTTTTGGTTTGTTTTAGTGGGATAACATATGAGTTGGCCAAGAGAGTATGACATGGGAAACAGTTCACAACATATGAGCCGTTTGCATCTGGGCCCTACAAGCAGCAAAGTGCCGGGCGATAACAAACTGCATGTTATATCGATAAATGCCATTACATTTTGGAAGAATTTAAAGAATCTACTGTTCTTTTATAAAAAGAAATCTGTTTACAATTTAAAGGAGTATCAGTAAATAGACCAAGGTAGACGTTTCCCCAAAAATTATTTTGGAAACTTACCTTGGAACAATTAGCATCAAAAAACAGTTGTCAGATCATCAGAATTAGCAGTTATTTGGGAATGGAGAATGTTTTCAcagaaatcaaatgttatttttgtACAATATCACTTAGACTACTGTAAAAAATTAAATTTGCTTGTACTCAGTTTTTAAGTCGGAAGGAAAACGCATCTGAAGTCGTAGAACATAGAAATGTAATTTTAAACTATCAATAAAGCGGGAGGAGCACGGGGAGGAAGATTTGTGTGTGATTGCATTTCTTTCCATGTTTTCTTCTAGGTCTTGTATTACTTTCTGGAAAGTAGTTGTATATATATTATGCCTTGGTCAGCAGTTCTGAGTTCTTTATGTTGAACAACTTAAAACAACCCTGCCCTAGAAATGTGTCATGTAACATTTTATTTTCAAATTCACAAAGAAACTCGGAGATTGTGGGTGGCCCCACATTGTCAGCAGTTACAGTACAGGACTAAGCAGGCTTTTCTTCCCAGAGAGAATATAGAACAGGTTGTGGCAAACTCAATTGGCTCAGATTTCCATGTCAAATTCCCCTCGGGTGGCACTTGCAGTGTAAATTTAGCCAACCTATATATAAAGACCCACATGTGCTCCGGTTGTCAATTTTGCAGTCGGTTCGGCCCTTATTTGGTCTCCTGTCTTGAACAGAAAATTGACATAAATCCATTGAAAACATGGATAAATACAATTGTATTACTTTGGTGCAATGCAGTAGACAAAATTCCTCAATCTATACTTCTAAAATGGCCAGTATCCTTGCTGCTGTTTTCCCCTGCATTTCTATTGCTCCACCTGATGTTCAAAATGGCAGCTGTGGCCGCAGTCTAGTTCTGCAGCTATTTACGGTTTTCAACCGTGCGCAATAAAGaaatgccgtgttcaaaacaactgggaactcggaaatctccgacttcagtgcggtCAAGACAACTGCGAGCTCGCAGGGCAAAAACCAGCACCGACTGGGGAAAAAATCGGTTCGAACTATAATCCAATTCGGAAACGGGCATCTTTcaagagctccgacctgaagatcactgacgtcatgatttgacctcggttttttccgagttcccagttgtcttgaaagcaccaaaaGGACGTACTACTTATCATATGTCGTCATTTCGCCGTGCAAAGAAAAAAATACACGGGTGAAAAAATCGCCAGAACACAACCCCAACCGAACAGCCAACTCTGCCCGCTATTTTTTTTGGTGCTTCATTATTTTACGCTCCCCGGTGAAAGTAGGCGGAGATGAGGGGACTCCTGCCGTTTTACCGTGCTCTGAACGCCCTGTGTAACCGACAAGTCAGGCGAAGAGCTGGATTTGCCGGTTCTCAGTGCGGGTTTAGCGGAACTGTGTCTGATAGCAAGGTACGATTCGAACTCCAAAGCTGTTGCTTCCAAATGAATTCTGCACTGTCAATTGATACATTGTAGCCAACGTTTCCTTGTAATAGGAGGAATACCAAATAATGTAGCATTGCAGCGGTATTTTTTGGGATGCGCGCTTTGTGTCcctaaatgttttgttttttcccCCCATTAGTTTTCAAAATCGAAACAGGCACATTTTTATGTATCCGAATGTTACCGCCCCTAGGGGAACATACTTGTGAGGGCAACTAGCCTAAATGCAAGATGTGTGGGTATTTTCTTGAAACAAACAAATGAATAAAGACATCCACAACCCATAGTAATTTTTCATTTAATGCCATGCCACACCTCTGGAGAATTAAACCTACGATTGACAAAATATACGTAAATGTTGCACATTTTAATTGCGGTAACAAGGCCAGGATAATAAGCCAATCAGATTTTCCATTATATGTCCAAACAACGTCCCCTTTGTTTATGCCAAATCGAGATCTTGAGTCGATAGGCCTAGGCTGAGAGTTTTTAGCCTATAATGTGGATGCTTTAGCCTCTGTTGTTGCGTTCTGCTGTGTCATTCCCAGGGGGGCTCGTCTGCCTTTGATCACACAGTTGCACTGTTCTTAGCAGTCAATTCTGCATCACACACGTTTTTTTGTTTAATTGTGGGTAGGGGCCATTTGATTAGGAAAAGAGATTGCAGTTCCATCACTATCCCATATCATCAACTCATTCTGTAATGTTGGCTACAATGAATTGAAtacgtttttttctctctctctctaaataatAGGCATGTGTATCCATATGGCATATTGGGCCTGTCAGTAAAGTGGCTTTGATAAGACGAAAGGCCCAATAATCACAGGGCCTATTAATTTCTACCCTCACATCACATATGTTTATTTTCTCTTTATGTGAGCTGCCAGCACAATTCACATTTCCTTCCACATCTACCTAGAGGCTAGACTGTTGTAGCCTGATCCACACCAATAGCGAAACAGATTGTAAACTTACGAGATTTCAGGATGGTCTTAGACTTTTGAGTAACACCCAGGAAATATATGTGTGTTGTTACATACAGAAACTAAATAATTACTAGCCTAGATGCATATTTAAAACAACCACACGCATGGTCCTGCATCCTTTCTTGTCTGTCAACTCAGACCCATGCTTTGGGGATGTGGTTGGGTCTTATACTGTTGAGTGTAATATTTGTAATGATGCATGATGTCAACATTACAGTTTTATGTCATGTAGCGATCTAGAAAGTGGAATATGAGtcactctctccctatcccatcCTCAGCCACAGCCACGCTTTGGCCTGCTGTTTGACATCGATGGCGTGCTTGTCCGAGGAAAGATACCCATCCCTGCTGCAAAAAAGGCATTCCAAAAACTGGTCAACTCTCAGGGACAATTTGTGGTGCCAGTTGTTTTTGTCACCAACGCAGGGAATTGTATGCGGCAGATGAAAGCGGACCAGCTCTCACACATCCTGGGAGTGCCTGTAAGTGTCTCACCTACTCACAGCTCTCTTCTGCCACACACAATCTGTAATGATTAACACATAATGTAATTCTAGTCCCTGTGTGGGCAGTTAGCCAGAACAATATGTGACTTACTGCACTCATGCTGTACATGATAATGTGCTGCATTGTCTGTTCGCTTTAAACGAGTTCTCAGCAACATGATGGATGAATATTAGGACCAGCAGAGGTAGACAATGACATGCATCGTACACAGCCTTTTGACAGGAAATTAaagcgtatgtgtgtgtcttgTTGCACAGAAAATCAAACCAATCAGGTCCTCTTGAAGATATTGCCTGCTGTAGGTCTGGCTTGGCCTATCTGACCGGTGTTTTTGTTACCAGATCACCATGGACCAGGTGATGATGTCACACAGTCCACTGAGAATGTTCAAGAAGTACCATGACAAGTGTGTTCTGGTGTCAGGACAAGGACCCGTCCTGGATATTGCCAAAAAGTATCCTTTTGAAATACAGTATGTATTGTCAGACATGATCAAAGCATCTACTTGACTTTTTGGCCTGATAAGAGAAAATATCTTAGATTTTACATAGAAATGAAGTAACAAGCTGATTATAATGACTATGCTATACATTGGTTGTGTAATCCTTAATCATGTTAAGCTTGGGCTTCCAGAATGTGGTCAGTATCGACATGTTGAGAGAGTCCTTTCCTCTGCTGGACATGGTGGACCACAACAGACGGCCCAAACTGCCGGTGAGACTCGGGCCGATGTATACATCAAAATCCATAGACAGGATATATTTCAGACACTTTCCTAAGCGCCTTCCATTTCTTATTTTCTTTTCAGTCCAGTCCTATTGCCAACCTTCCCACAGTAGAAGGTGAGAGCTTGTAAATTGATTATCTTCTTCTGATTGATCTTGTTGTTGAACTGTCACCGTAATTGCAATTGTATATCATATCCATCATATTCCACTTATTTTATCTTTCTGGTCCAGCTGTTATTCTGTTTGGGGAGCCCATTCGATGGGAGACCAACCTCCAGCTGATAATTGATATCCTGTTGACCAATGGGAACCTGAGCGGAGCCCACCAGACCCAGAAGCTGCCCCACCTCCCCCTGCTGGCCTGCAACATGGATCTCATGTGGATGGCTGAGGCCCAGTCTCCACGGTAACCACAGTGAATCAGAGCTGTTATTGAAATGTGGTGAAAAGGCAGGCAGATATGAATAGGAAGAAAGACATTCGTTTTTTTCACCATAGAATCTATTAATGTCCTGGATGCAAAACGGGACTAAGATCATTGAAGTCTGGCCTTCAAGAAAACGGTTGAATGAGCTTGATTAGTTTAATTGATCATGTTTTCATTACATGTTTGCTTGTTAATATGATCTCAACTCCAGGTTTGGTCATGGGACATTCCTGGTGTGCCTGGAGAACATCTACAAGAAGATAACGGGTAAAGAGGTGAAGTACAAGGCTCTGATGGGGAAGCCCAGTGAACTGACCTACCACTTTGCGGAGTACCTCATCAGAGGCCAGGCTGTGGAGAGAAACTGGACACAGCCCATCACCTCCCTCTATGCTATTGGGTAAGACCCCTGTCATCACACTGTTGACAGCAAAAAAGGTGGCAATTTATTTTACGTGAAAGAATATACTACTAGGTAAAAAATGGGTAATCACATACTGATAACATATCATTATCAATACTTGTTTGTTTTTTGGGGATTCAAAGCACAGCTAGATTTAATCTGGAAGCTAGAGTAGTTGTTATAGGTGTGGgctcttaatttgatcactctgttgtggctgagaattttcctgcgccgcaggaaatgcagatgagcttagagatttacataaattcactgcactacacggttatattaacagtattttaCTTTTCATATAGCCTCATTAT
Encoded proteins:
- the LOC121545406 gene encoding cellular nucleic acid-binding protein isoform X1, which translates into the protein MEMSSSSECFRCGRPGHWIKNCPEAGSGGRGRGRGRGRGKDLFCYRCGEQGHIARDCEQTEDACYNCHRSGHISRDCKEPKKEREQCCYSCGKAGHVARDCDHANEQKCYSCGGFGHIQKLCDKVKCYRCGEIGHVAVQCSKASEVNCYKCGNTGHLAKECTIEATA
- the LOC121545406 gene encoding cellular nucleic acid-binding protein isoform X2, with the protein product MEMSSSSECFRCGRPGHWIKNCPEAGSGGRGRGRGRGRDLFCYRCGEQGHIARDCEQTEDACYNCHRSGHISRDCKEPKKEREQCCYSCGKAGHVARDCDHANEQKCYSCGGFGHIQKLCDKVKCYRCGEIGHVAVQCSKASEVNCYKCGNTGHLAKECTIEATA
- the LOC121545405 gene encoding haloacid dehalogenase-like hydrolase domain-containing 5, coding for MRGLLPFYRALNALCNRQVRRRAGFAGSQCGFSGTVSDSKPQPRFGLLFDIDGVLVRGKIPIPAAKKAFQKLVNSQGQFVVPVVFVTNAGNCMRQMKADQLSHILGVPITMDQVMMSHSPLRMFKKYHDKCVLVSGQGPVLDIAKNLGFQNVVSIDMLRESFPLLDMVDHNRRPKLPSSPIANLPTVEAVILFGEPIRWETNLQLIIDILLTNGNLSGAHQTQKLPHLPLLACNMDLMWMAEAQSPRFGHGTFLVCLENIYKKITGKEVKYKALMGKPSELTYHFAEYLIRGQAVERNWTQPITSLYAIGDNLMTDIYGANLYSCYLEERTRRKNSKTVTKMATGTGSSAALPQDNEHVENTWESELAPPSATSCKSILVCTGVYNPHTEVPTYANQCIKETVFHGHRDFRFDPALVEPGHIVQDVADAVELIFEQEKFVPQ